In a genomic window of Brassica rapa cultivar Chiifu-401-42 chromosome A10, CAAS_Brap_v3.01, whole genome shotgun sequence:
- the LOC117129337 gene encoding uncharacterized protein LOC117129337, which translates to MMSGDGDDDDDELSSGGSGDEVHVINGHNKRIPTAPSGGSGPSRRRNRKAGGVAIVEAMLELAAASKMRAAALTKKNGDNLQDSSTSSIDLDLELDEMELVAAAAGYLYYQSLVNQPPGTSPSTRGTYLKDLLQGPVEDCREVLRMDKRLFHKLSDTFREQGLLRDTITVLVEEQVAIFLSIIGHNQRIRVIQERFHLSCETISRHFNNVLIGRVRNYNDTKAETKDGHAHLAWKE; encoded by the exons ATGATGTctggtgatggtgatgatgatgatgatgaacttTCCTCTGGCGGCTCTGGAGACGAAGTACACGTCATTAACGGACACAACAAGCGTATTCCGACAGCACCTTCTGGTGGTTCTGGACCGTCTCGCAGGAGAAACCGCAAGGCTGGTGGTGTTGCCATAGTTGAAGCCATGCTAGAACTCGCAGCAGCTTCCAAAATGAGAGCAGCAGCTTTGACTAAGAAGAACGGAGACAACTTACAAG ATTCCTCCACTAGTAGCATCGATTTAGACTTAGAACTAGATGAGATGGAGCTAGTTGCTGCAGCTGCTGGTTACTTATACTACCAAAGTCTAGTAAACCAACCTCCGGGAACTTCGCCTTCTACAAGAGGTACATATTTAAAAGACTTGCTTCAAGGACCTGTTGAAGATTGCAGGGAAGTGCTTCGGATGGATAAACGTCTGTTTCACAAACTATCCGACACTTTTAGAGAGCAAGGACTGCTGAGAGATACCATCACTGTTCTGGTGGAAGAGCAGGTTGCTATATTCTTAAGCATTATAGGTCATAATCAGCGAATCAGAGTTATACAAGAGAGGTTCCACCTCTCTTGTGAAACCATTAGCCGCCATTTCAACAATGTGTTGATAGGGAGGGTCAGAAACTATAACGACACAAAGGCTGAGACTAAGGATGGGCATGCTCACTTGGCTTGGAAAGAGTAG
- the LOC117128885 gene encoding uncharacterized protein LOC117128885 isoform X3: MQELIKLWKEYESSQPDKSGEFASNGPTLEVQIPAEYVTATNRRVRGGQLWGTDIYTDDSDLVAVLMHTGYCRPTSSPPPPTLQELRATIRVLPSQDYYTSKLRNNVRSRSWGAGIGCSYKVERCYILKKGGGTIELEPSLTHSSEPTLAPMAVDKSMTTRAAASNGQRQQRFVREVTIQYNLCNEPWIKYSISAVADKGLKKPLFTSARLKKGEVLYLETHSSRYELCFAGEKTMKEFQASQQQHSSSEEAKEMDNNNNSVMFSLNVFRWLRWRKPLPHVTTDGEKTDTDSDNSVIDVFRWSRCKKPLPQKLMRDIGFPLPPDHVEVLEENLDWEDVQWSQTGVWIAGKEYTLARVHFLAPS; encoded by the exons ATGCAAGAACTGATTAAATTGTGGAAGGAATATGAATCTTCTCAGCCTGACAAAAGTGGTGAGTTCGCAAGTAATGGCCCCACTCTTGAAGTTCAGATTCCAGCTGAGTATGTTACTGCTACTAACCGCCGA GTAAGAGGTGGCCAGCTATGGGGAACAGACATATACACAGATGATTCAGATCTTGTTGCTG TTCTCATGCATACAGGTTATTGTCGTCCTACATCTTCCCCTCCTCCACCGACATTGCAAGAGTTGCGTGCTACCATTAGAGTCTTGCCGTCACAAGATT acTATACCTCCAAGCTAAGGAACAATGTCCGCTCTCGATCATGGGGAGCTGGAATCGGATGCAGTTACAAAGTTGAGCGGTGCTATATACTTAAG AAAGGAGGTGGAACTATAGAACTGGAACCCTCTCTTACACACTCCTCAGAGCCAACACTTGCACCAATGGCTGTTGATAAGTCTATGACCACCAGAGCTGCAGCTTCG AATGGTCAGCGGCAACAAAGGTTTGTTCGAGAAGTAACAATACAATACAACCTCTGCAATGAACCTTG GATCAAATATAGCATAAGCGCTGTGGCCGATAAGGGTCTGAAAAAGCCTCTTTTCACCTCTGCTCGCTTGAAGAAAGGAGAAGTTTTGTACCTTGAAACACATTCATCCAG GTATGAGCTCTGTTTCGCTGGAGAGAAGACTATGAAAGAATTCCAAGCCTCCCAACAACAACACTCATCATCCGAAGAAGCTAAGGAGATGGATAACAATAACAACTCTGTCATGTTTTCCTTAAACGTTTTCCGTTGGTTACGATGGAGGAAACCTCTCCCTCATGTGACAACAGACGGTGAAAAAACAGATACAGATTCAGACAACAGTGTAATTGATGTTTTCCGTTGGTCACGATGTAAGAAACCTCTCCCGCAGAAGCTTATGCGGGATATCGGGTTTCCACTCCCACCAGATCACGTCGAG GTGTTGGAGGAGAATCTGGATTGGGAAGATGTACAATGGTCACAGACTGGTGTTTGGATTGCTGGGAAAGAGTACACACTTGCTCGTGTTCATTTCTTGGCTCCCAGctga
- the LOC117128885 gene encoding uncharacterized protein LOC117128885 isoform X2 yields the protein MVQGESEVPVVVYNVGECMQELIKLWKEYESSQPDKSGEFASNGPTLEVQIPAEYVTATNRRVRGGQLWGTDIYTDDSDLVAVLMHTGYCRPTSSPPPPTLQELRATIRVLPSQDYYTSKLRNNVRSRSWGAGIGCSYKVERCYILKKGGGTIELEPSLTHSSEPTLAPMAVDKSMTTRAAASNGQRQQRFVREVTIQYNLCNEPWIKYSISAVADKGLKKPLFTSARLKKGEVLYLETHSSRYELCFAGEKTMKEFQASQQQHSSSEEAKEMDNNNNSVMFSLNVFRWLRWRKPLPHVTTDGEKTDTDSDNSVIDVFRWSRCKKPLPQKLMRDIGFPLPPDHVEVLEENLDWEDVQWSQTGVWIAGKEYTLARVHFLAPS from the exons AT GGTACAAG GCGAATCAGAGGTTCCGGTTGTTGTTTACAACGTTGGGGAATGTATGCAAGAACTGATTAAATTGTGGAAGGAATATGAATCTTCTCAGCCTGACAAAAGTGGTGAGTTCGCAAGTAATGGCCCCACTCTTGAAGTTCAGATTCCAGCTGAGTATGTTACTGCTACTAACCGCCGA GTAAGAGGTGGCCAGCTATGGGGAACAGACATATACACAGATGATTCAGATCTTGTTGCTG TTCTCATGCATACAGGTTATTGTCGTCCTACATCTTCCCCTCCTCCACCGACATTGCAAGAGTTGCGTGCTACCATTAGAGTCTTGCCGTCACAAGATT acTATACCTCCAAGCTAAGGAACAATGTCCGCTCTCGATCATGGGGAGCTGGAATCGGATGCAGTTACAAAGTTGAGCGGTGCTATATACTTAAG AAAGGAGGTGGAACTATAGAACTGGAACCCTCTCTTACACACTCCTCAGAGCCAACACTTGCACCAATGGCTGTTGATAAGTCTATGACCACCAGAGCTGCAGCTTCG AATGGTCAGCGGCAACAAAGGTTTGTTCGAGAAGTAACAATACAATACAACCTCTGCAATGAACCTTG GATCAAATATAGCATAAGCGCTGTGGCCGATAAGGGTCTGAAAAAGCCTCTTTTCACCTCTGCTCGCTTGAAGAAAGGAGAAGTTTTGTACCTTGAAACACATTCATCCAG GTATGAGCTCTGTTTCGCTGGAGAGAAGACTATGAAAGAATTCCAAGCCTCCCAACAACAACACTCATCATCCGAAGAAGCTAAGGAGATGGATAACAATAACAACTCTGTCATGTTTTCCTTAAACGTTTTCCGTTGGTTACGATGGAGGAAACCTCTCCCTCATGTGACAACAGACGGTGAAAAAACAGATACAGATTCAGACAACAGTGTAATTGATGTTTTCCGTTGGTCACGATGTAAGAAACCTCTCCCGCAGAAGCTTATGCGGGATATCGGGTTTCCACTCCCACCAGATCACGTCGAG GTGTTGGAGGAGAATCTGGATTGGGAAGATGTACAATGGTCACAGACTGGTGTTTGGATTGCTGGGAAAGAGTACACACTTGCTCGTGTTCATTTCTTGGCTCCCAGctga
- the LOC117128885 gene encoding uncharacterized protein LOC117128885 isoform X1: MLKRSHRTRKSSVKHLPKPAQEEYVTAHKPRPCPFTESGQLRRVQGESEVPVVVYNVGECMQELIKLWKEYESSQPDKSGEFASNGPTLEVQIPAEYVTATNRRVRGGQLWGTDIYTDDSDLVAVLMHTGYCRPTSSPPPPTLQELRATIRVLPSQDYYTSKLRNNVRSRSWGAGIGCSYKVERCYILKKGGGTIELEPSLTHSSEPTLAPMAVDKSMTTRAAASNGQRQQRFVREVTIQYNLCNEPWIKYSISAVADKGLKKPLFTSARLKKGEVLYLETHSSRYELCFAGEKTMKEFQASQQQHSSSEEAKEMDNNNNSVMFSLNVFRWLRWRKPLPHVTTDGEKTDTDSDNSVIDVFRWSRCKKPLPQKLMRDIGFPLPPDHVEVLEENLDWEDVQWSQTGVWIAGKEYTLARVHFLAPS; the protein is encoded by the exons ATGCTGAAGAGGTCTCACAGAACGAGAAAGAGCTCGGTGAAGCATCTGCCAAAACCTGCACAAGAGGAATATGTGACAGCCCACAAACCACGACCGTGTCCGTTCACGGAGTCAGGACAACTACGAAG GGTACAAG GCGAATCAGAGGTTCCGGTTGTTGTTTACAACGTTGGGGAATGTATGCAAGAACTGATTAAATTGTGGAAGGAATATGAATCTTCTCAGCCTGACAAAAGTGGTGAGTTCGCAAGTAATGGCCCCACTCTTGAAGTTCAGATTCCAGCTGAGTATGTTACTGCTACTAACCGCCGA GTAAGAGGTGGCCAGCTATGGGGAACAGACATATACACAGATGATTCAGATCTTGTTGCTG TTCTCATGCATACAGGTTATTGTCGTCCTACATCTTCCCCTCCTCCACCGACATTGCAAGAGTTGCGTGCTACCATTAGAGTCTTGCCGTCACAAGATT acTATACCTCCAAGCTAAGGAACAATGTCCGCTCTCGATCATGGGGAGCTGGAATCGGATGCAGTTACAAAGTTGAGCGGTGCTATATACTTAAG AAAGGAGGTGGAACTATAGAACTGGAACCCTCTCTTACACACTCCTCAGAGCCAACACTTGCACCAATGGCTGTTGATAAGTCTATGACCACCAGAGCTGCAGCTTCG AATGGTCAGCGGCAACAAAGGTTTGTTCGAGAAGTAACAATACAATACAACCTCTGCAATGAACCTTG GATCAAATATAGCATAAGCGCTGTGGCCGATAAGGGTCTGAAAAAGCCTCTTTTCACCTCTGCTCGCTTGAAGAAAGGAGAAGTTTTGTACCTTGAAACACATTCATCCAG GTATGAGCTCTGTTTCGCTGGAGAGAAGACTATGAAAGAATTCCAAGCCTCCCAACAACAACACTCATCATCCGAAGAAGCTAAGGAGATGGATAACAATAACAACTCTGTCATGTTTTCCTTAAACGTTTTCCGTTGGTTACGATGGAGGAAACCTCTCCCTCATGTGACAACAGACGGTGAAAAAACAGATACAGATTCAGACAACAGTGTAATTGATGTTTTCCGTTGGTCACGATGTAAGAAACCTCTCCCGCAGAAGCTTATGCGGGATATCGGGTTTCCACTCCCACCAGATCACGTCGAG GTGTTGGAGGAGAATCTGGATTGGGAAGATGTACAATGGTCACAGACTGGTGTTTGGATTGCTGGGAAAGAGTACACACTTGCTCGTGTTCATTTCTTGGCTCCCAGctga